A DNA window from Zonotrichia albicollis isolate bZonAlb1 chromosome 2, bZonAlb1.hap1, whole genome shotgun sequence contains the following coding sequences:
- the LOC113458918 gene encoding uncharacterized protein LOC113458918 isoform X2 yields MAFNSHQSQCRAGGGRRRSLGAASLSATGPSAAAAAAAAAGRAGGREGREGPSSELSGSGQAPRAGPAVSTSRHCPREPRSRRKGARRHRRLGPLARPPAGAGAAERAGGLCGAGEAAVGAAGRGRRGGARSRGSSCRRLRRGSAAPRRLGLGVRPRSAAVPRGPLSARPLHTGRAPPARRQARGPARPRSAGRRLRGPAAGLDSGVRGGERILGRGDSALGWTRAEGRRWSGLGSPRRGARLPAGIAGNNKERGKQRGAVPGPRSPRRTRTALRGGHWHSRKSWS; encoded by the exons ATGGCCTTTAACTCTCATCAGTCACAGTGT CGTGCGGGTGGCGGGCGGCGGCGCTCGCTCGGCGCGGCCTCTCTCAGCGCGACTGGGCcgagcgcggcggcggcggcggcggctgcggcggggcgggcgggcgggcgggaggggagggaggggccGAGCTCGGAGCTGAGTGGAAGCGGCCAAGCtccccgggccgggcccgccgtCAGCACGTCACGTCACTGCCCGAGAGAGCCCAGGAGCAGGCGGAAGGGAGcgcgccgccaccgccgcctCGGGCCgctcgcccgcccgcccgcggggGCCGGTGCGGCCGAGCGGGCCGGGGGCCTGTGCGGGGCGGGCGAGGCGGCGGtcggggcggcggggcgggggcggcgcggcggcgctCGGTCCCGCGGCTCCTCCTGCCGCCGCCTCCGCCGCGGCTCGGCCGCGCCGCGTCGCCTGGGGCTCGGCGTGCGCCCGCGGAGCGCAGCGGTGCCCCGGGGCCCCCTCTCCGCCCGACCCCTCCATACCGGGCGAGCCCCCCCCGCGCGCCGCCAGgcccgcggcccggcccggccccggagTGCGGGCCGGAGGCtccgcggccccgccgcgggcTTGGACTCCGGTGTGCGCGGCGGGGAGCGGATTTTAGGGCGCGGGGACTCCGCGCTGGGGTGGACGCGGGCCGAGGGCCGCAGGTGGAGCGGCCTCGGGTCACCCCGGCGCGGGGCGCGGCTGCCGGCGGGAATCGCCGGGAACAACAAGGAGCGCGGAAAGCAGCGGGGTGCGGTGCCGGGCCCCCGGTCCCCACGGAGAACACGGACGGCGCTCCGCGGGGGCCACTGGCACTCAC gaaagaGTTGGTCCTGA
- the LOC113458918 gene encoding uncharacterized protein LOC113458918 isoform X1 produces MAFNSHQSQCRAGGGRRRSLGAASLSATGPSAAAAAAAAAGRAGGREGREGPSSELSGSGQAPRAGPAVSTSRHCPREPRSRRKGARRHRRLGPLARPPAGAGAAERAGGLCGAGEAAVGAAGRGRRGGARSRGSSCRRLRRGSAAPRRLGLGVRPRSAAVPRGPLSARPLHTGRAPPARRQARGPARPRSAGRRLRGPAAGLDSGVRGGERILGRGDSALGWTRAEGRRWSGLGSPRRGARLPAGIAGNNKERGKQRGAVPGPRSPRRTRTALRGGHWHSRNSRIGVVGGGGSHFGDYGKLDVIWP; encoded by the exons ATGGCCTTTAACTCTCATCAGTCACAGTGT CGTGCGGGTGGCGGGCGGCGGCGCTCGCTCGGCGCGGCCTCTCTCAGCGCGACTGGGCcgagcgcggcggcggcggcggcggctgcggcggggcgggcgggcgggcgggaggggagggaggggccGAGCTCGGAGCTGAGTGGAAGCGGCCAAGCtccccgggccgggcccgccgtCAGCACGTCACGTCACTGCCCGAGAGAGCCCAGGAGCAGGCGGAAGGGAGcgcgccgccaccgccgcctCGGGCCgctcgcccgcccgcccgcggggGCCGGTGCGGCCGAGCGGGCCGGGGGCCTGTGCGGGGCGGGCGAGGCGGCGGtcggggcggcggggcgggggcggcgcggcggcgctCGGTCCCGCGGCTCCTCCTGCCGCCGCCTCCGCCGCGGCTCGGCCGCGCCGCGTCGCCTGGGGCTCGGCGTGCGCCCGCGGAGCGCAGCGGTGCCCCGGGGCCCCCTCTCCGCCCGACCCCTCCATACCGGGCGAGCCCCCCCCGCGCGCCGCCAGgcccgcggcccggcccggccccggagTGCGGGCCGGAGGCtccgcggccccgccgcgggcTTGGACTCCGGTGTGCGCGGCGGGGAGCGGATTTTAGGGCGCGGGGACTCCGCGCTGGGGTGGACGCGGGCCGAGGGCCGCAGGTGGAGCGGCCTCGGGTCACCCCGGCGCGGGGCGCGGCTGCCGGCGGGAATCGCCGGGAACAACAAGGAGCGCGGAAAGCAGCGGGGTGCGGTGCCGGGCCCCCGGTCCCCACGGAGAACACGGACGGCGCTCCGCGGGGGCCACTGGCACTCACGTAACAGCAGAATCGGGGTGGTGGGAGGTGGTGGTTCGCATTTTGGGGACTATGGAAAATTGGACGTAATTTGGCCTTGA